Proteins from a single region of Candidatus Thermoplasmatota archaeon:
- a CDS encoding NFACT family protein, producing the protein MKESESSFDVTASVKELRALVGGHIDKVYHPTLDHLVLAIRLPGEGKSYVHFWIGKWLYRSNKAQDMPQQPSNFAMMLRKRISNARILDIRQQGFDRIAVMSLEKEEKFDLVLEMFADGNIILIKDRVIVQPLTTHTWKHRDVRAKKEFMFPPPVPDPARLTREELLDIFRNSDTDMVRTLATKLNTGGRYSEEICSRAGMDRLKRTGEATLEDAENILRTIASFTEEIASSRKGFVVSKGGIVEDVVPVRMKIYERLDHEEFATFSEAIESYKPRVPKTKKEKPKETVLELDRLKRKLAQQKAAARTLQDEARETQITGDFVFTSYAEVAKVLSEAKDNMLESKDMTEISGFIGFNPRLSLLKVRVKNIELELDVKGSVQSNAQRYYEGAKRARKKLEGVIAALETAKKEISEQERGIAKAEEPARATREPTKKFWFERFRWFVSSEGAIVLGGKDAKSNDMLVKKHLEPGDRYAHADVHGAPSVVVKMKEGVTDKTLFEACEFAVATSKAWNAKIGSAAGYWVLPEQVSKTPQTGEYLAKGAFVIRGKRNYSGKLEIKLGIGEIEFEGHRKVMCAPESAIRAHSNRFAVIRPGERERNSFSKQLAEIFNVPIEEIQSIMPPGDVKVAEQAGLVIS; encoded by the coding sequence ATGAAGGAATCGGAAAGTAGCTTTGATGTCACCGCATCAGTCAAGGAGCTTCGGGCTCTGGTCGGAGGCCACATAGACAAGGTCTATCACCCGACCTTGGACCATCTTGTGCTAGCCATAAGGCTGCCTGGCGAGGGAAAATCATATGTTCATTTCTGGATCGGAAAGTGGCTCTATCGATCCAACAAAGCGCAGGACATGCCACAGCAGCCCTCGAACTTCGCGATGATGCTCAGGAAGAGGATATCCAATGCGAGGATCCTGGACATCAGACAGCAGGGTTTTGACAGGATCGCGGTCATGTCCCTTGAGAAAGAGGAGAAGTTCGACCTTGTCCTGGAGATGTTCGCAGACGGGAACATCATTCTGATCAAGGACCGGGTCATCGTCCAACCCCTCACGACTCATACATGGAAACACCGGGATGTGAGGGCGAAGAAGGAATTCATGTTCCCTCCGCCCGTGCCCGACCCGGCCCGGCTGACACGCGAAGAGCTCCTGGACATCTTCAGGAACTCGGACACGGACATGGTCAGGACACTGGCAACCAAACTGAACACTGGCGGCAGGTACAGCGAGGAGATCTGCAGCAGAGCAGGCATGGACCGGTTGAAGAGAACCGGAGAGGCGACGCTCGAAGACGCCGAGAACATACTGAGAACGATTGCCTCATTCACCGAGGAGATAGCCTCGTCGAGAAAGGGATTCGTGGTGTCGAAGGGCGGTATCGTCGAGGACGTCGTGCCAGTCAGGATGAAAATCTACGAACGACTGGACCATGAGGAGTTCGCCACTTTCTCTGAGGCGATCGAGAGCTACAAACCAAGGGTGCCAAAGACCAAGAAGGAAAAACCGAAGGAGACCGTCCTTGAACTCGATAGGCTGAAGAGGAAACTAGCGCAGCAGAAGGCCGCCGCGAGGACGCTCCAAGATGAGGCCAGGGAGACGCAGATTACTGGAGACTTCGTGTTCACGAGCTATGCAGAGGTGGCAAAGGTCCTTTCCGAGGCGAAGGACAACATGCTCGAATCGAAGGACATGACGGAGATTTCTGGTTTCATCGGATTCAATCCAAGACTGAGCCTTCTCAAAGTCCGTGTGAAGAACATCGAGCTGGAGCTTGATGTCAAAGGAAGCGTGCAATCGAACGCCCAGAGATACTACGAAGGAGCAAAGCGGGCGCGCAAGAAGCTCGAGGGCGTTATTGCCGCTTTGGAGACCGCAAAGAAAGAGATCTCGGAACAGGAGAGAGGGATAGCGAAGGCGGAGGAGCCAGCAAGGGCGACGCGTGAACCGACTAAGAAGTTCTGGTTCGAGAGGTTCAGGTGGTTCGTCTCCAGCGAAGGGGCAATCGTGCTGGGAGGCAAGGATGCGAAGAGCAACGACATGCTTGTCAAGAAGCACCTAGAGCCCGGCGACAGATATGCCCACGCCGATGTCCACGGGGCGCCCAGCGTGGTCGTGAAGATGAAAGAAGGCGTGACGGACAAGACACTTTTCGAAGCCTGCGAGTTCGCAGTTGCGACATCAAAGGCATGGAATGCCAAGATCGGCTCGGCTGCCGGGTACTGGGTCCTACCGGAGCAGGTGAGCAAGACGCCTCAGACAGGAGAGTATCTAGCCAAGGGTGCGTTTGTGATCCGCGGTAAGAGGAACTACTCTGGTAAACTAGAGATCAAGCTGGGAATCGGCGAGATCGAGTTTGAAGGTCACAGGAAGGTCATGTGCGCCCCCGAGAGCGCGATCAGAGCACACAGCAATAGGTTCGCGGTAATCAGGCCGGGGGAAAGGGAGAGAAACTCATTCTCGAAGCAGCTTGCAGAGATTTTCAACGTGCCAATAGAGGAGATCCAGAGCATAATGCCTCCTGGCGACGTGAAGGTCGCTGAGCAGGCGGGTCTCGTCATTTCTTGA
- the ftsZ gene encoding cell division protein FtsZ has translation MPDSLIKSALSGASAGNTSSEPQPEQQRTADDMEIEKIASQLDVCIKLVGCGGAGCNTVNRCIEDGLSGIQMLAINTDAKHLLTVKSPKKILIGKVTTRGLGAGARPEIGERAAMENELDIKEWLKGSQIVFITAGMGGGTGTSSSFVVGRVSKESRALTIGVVTLPFRSEGELRMENAMAGLSKLAKVCDTTIVIPNDTLIELVPNLPIQAAFKVADELLLQTIKGLTDMLTHAGLVNVDYADLNTILNEGGVSLIGVGDAAGKPMERIEDAVEEALNSPLLGKIDLKDARGALIRVVGGPDMNIEEAAKAAEIITDRIKPEARLIWGCSVEPEMAGKVKIMLIVTGARSQYVMLRDGDLPIIERTVEDYRGNVNVPPSIHQDEDLGLFVR, from the coding sequence ATGCCGGACAGTTTGATAAAGAGTGCTCTCAGCGGAGCTTCCGCGGGGAATACATCTAGCGAGCCACAGCCTGAGCAGCAGAGAACAGCAGATGACATGGAGATCGAGAAGATCGCTAGCCAGCTCGATGTCTGCATCAAACTTGTCGGATGCGGAGGTGCTGGATGCAACACGGTGAACCGATGCATCGAAGACGGTTTGTCAGGCATCCAGATGCTTGCGATAAATACTGATGCGAAGCATCTGCTCACGGTCAAGTCACCAAAGAAGATACTCATAGGGAAGGTAACCACCCGCGGCCTAGGCGCTGGCGCCAGGCCAGAGATCGGCGAAAGGGCCGCGATGGAGAACGAGTTGGACATCAAAGAGTGGTTAAAGGGCTCCCAGATAGTCTTCATAACAGCCGGCATGGGCGGTGGCACAGGCACCAGCAGCTCATTCGTAGTCGGCAGGGTCTCGAAGGAGTCGCGGGCGTTGACGATAGGGGTCGTCACATTGCCATTCAGATCCGAAGGTGAGCTGAGGATGGAGAACGCCATGGCAGGGCTGTCTAAGCTCGCCAAGGTGTGCGACACGACCATAGTGATTCCGAACGACACACTGATCGAACTGGTTCCAAACTTGCCGATCCAGGCAGCGTTCAAGGTCGCGGACGAGCTTCTGCTTCAGACAATCAAGGGTCTCACGGATATGCTGACGCATGCCGGTCTTGTCAATGTCGACTACGCCGATTTGAACACCATACTGAACGAAGGCGGTGTCTCACTGATCGGTGTTGGCGATGCAGCTGGGAAGCCCATGGAGAGGATCGAGGACGCGGTCGAGGAGGCCCTCAACTCCCCGCTTCTTGGGAAGATCGATCTCAAGGACGCAAGAGGCGCTTTGATCAGGGTGGTCGGCGGTCCTGACATGAACATCGAAGAGGCTGCGAAGGCAGCTGAGATTATAACTGACAGGATCAAGCCGGAGGCGAGGCTCATCTGGGGCTGCTCGGTCGAGCCCGAGATGGCTGGCAAGGTCAAGATAATGCTCATAGTCACGGGCGCGCGATCCCAGTACGTCATGCTCAGGGACGGAGACCTCCCGATTATCGAGCGGACGGTCGAGGATTACAGGGGCAACGTGAACGTTCCACCATCCATACACCAAGATGAGGATCTAGGGCTGTTCGTACGTTGA
- the feoB gene encoding ferrous iron transport protein B, which translates to MEIALAGNPNVGKSLIFSKLTGVGVVSANYPGTTIEYEEGKAKFMDMTVTVVDLPGTYSLAGNTHEERVATKLLYEHRPDTVIAVLDATRLERNLVFLFELIESGYNVVAALNMYDIVRKSKLAIDVERLERILMMPVIPTVATKGDGVDSLLYTAVQMRRKSKFKVRYDSHIESMIAQLERELREDEWESPLRAVAVRLLAGDSNVVSRASPEVAAFARRLREEFIDSHGEDIVVHIQRDRFGEAGRIAEEVIGTAATSRKKKSLATDLTLRPATGLPILIGVLALVFITLVFGGGFIEGVLVGAYEHTGRAYFHDLASGMDNDIASGITEGVSLSIEAMLALVIPYILVFYVMLSVLEDSGYLVRVVSLLDGVMHRLGLHGRAVIPMVVGFGCNVPAILATRTMGSRRERLILAVLITIAVPCSAQTAIIVGSVGKFAGAHWALLIYLILMGTLMVLGLFLHRTIKFEPSGMCVEIPDMRWPSAKQTVVKTYIRLKEFLTIAFPLLLAGSIVLEILMALDILQKILQPAEPFMMTVLGLPAFTAVALVFGILRKEMALQMLIVLQGTSDLSLVLADRQMFVFALVMAVFMPCLAAFAVMLKEFGVKSTLMVAAASMSLALVMGAVANLLLGL; encoded by the coding sequence TTGGAAATCGCCCTTGCCGGGAACCCCAATGTAGGGAAGAGCCTCATCTTCAGCAAACTCACTGGCGTTGGTGTTGTAAGCGCAAACTACCCTGGCACGACGATTGAGTACGAGGAGGGCAAGGCCAAGTTCATGGACATGACCGTGACCGTGGTCGACCTCCCCGGAACCTACTCACTTGCCGGGAACACACACGAAGAACGTGTTGCCACGAAGCTGTTGTATGAGCATCGGCCCGACACCGTCATAGCCGTTCTCGACGCGACCAGGCTCGAACGCAATCTCGTCTTTCTCTTCGAGCTGATAGAGTCCGGGTACAACGTGGTCGCCGCCCTGAACATGTACGACATTGTCCGCAAGAGCAAGCTAGCAATAGATGTTGAGCGACTCGAGCGCATCCTCATGATGCCCGTCATTCCAACGGTTGCCACGAAGGGCGATGGGGTCGATTCGCTTCTCTACACCGCGGTCCAGATGCGTCGAAAAAGCAAGTTCAAGGTCAGATACGACTCGCACATCGAGTCGATGATCGCCCAGCTCGAGAGAGAGCTTAGAGAGGACGAATGGGAGTCTCCTTTGAGAGCGGTAGCCGTGAGACTGCTCGCAGGAGATTCTAACGTTGTCTCAAGGGCCTCCCCAGAGGTGGCAGCCTTCGCCCGCCGATTGCGGGAGGAGTTCATCGATAGCCATGGGGAGGACATCGTCGTACACATCCAGAGGGATAGGTTCGGAGAGGCCGGTCGCATTGCTGAAGAGGTAATCGGAACCGCGGCGACATCGAGAAAGAAGAAGAGCCTCGCGACCGACTTGACGCTGAGGCCGGCCACGGGACTGCCGATACTCATCGGCGTCCTGGCTCTGGTCTTCATCACGCTCGTGTTTGGTGGCGGATTCATCGAGGGCGTGCTCGTGGGAGCTTATGAGCACACTGGAAGAGCCTACTTCCACGACCTGGCCTCAGGGATGGACAACGACATCGCTTCTGGAATCACCGAAGGGGTGTCCCTAAGCATCGAGGCCATGCTCGCTCTGGTGATCCCGTACATCTTGGTGTTCTATGTCATGCTGTCGGTCCTAGAGGACAGTGGATATCTGGTCCGCGTGGTTTCCCTGCTTGACGGGGTCATGCACAGACTCGGCCTGCACGGAAGGGCCGTCATCCCCATGGTCGTAGGTTTCGGGTGCAATGTGCCTGCGATACTGGCCACGAGGACAATGGGATCCAGGAGGGAGAGGCTCATCCTTGCAGTCCTGATAACAATCGCAGTCCCGTGTTCCGCTCAGACCGCGATAATAGTCGGCTCCGTCGGGAAGTTCGCGGGAGCCCACTGGGCGCTTCTGATATACCTCATACTGATGGGGACACTGATGGTCCTCGGCCTGTTCCTTCACCGCACGATCAAGTTCGAGCCCAGCGGCATGTGTGTCGAGATCCCGGACATGAGGTGGCCGTCCGCGAAGCAGACCGTTGTCAAGACCTACATCCGACTGAAGGAGTTCCTGACCATCGCGTTCCCGCTCCTTCTCGCAGGCAGCATCGTCCTGGAGATACTGATGGCGCTCGACATTCTTCAGAAGATCCTGCAGCCCGCAGAGCCGTTCATGATGACCGTCCTTGGGCTGCCGGCTTTCACGGCAGTCGCGCTCGTGTTCGGGATTCTGAGAAAGGAGATGGCTTTGCAGATGCTCATCGTACTGCAGGGGACCAGCGACCTATCTCTTGTCCTGGCCGACCGGCAGATGTTCGTCTTCGCGCTCGTCATGGCGGTGTTCATGCCATGCCTCGCGGCCTTCGCTGTGATGTTGAAGGAGTTCGGGGTCAAGAGCACGCTGATGGTTGCAGCTGCCTCTATGTCTCTCGCTCTAGTGATGGGAGCGGTAGCCAACCTATTGCTAGGGCTCTAG
- a CDS encoding metal-dependent transcriptional regulator, with protein sequence MVAEVTEQYLKIIYKLTEEGGTAKTTDIASALDVAPASVTEMLHKLSELGHVKHIPYKGVALKPKGRRIATKVLRKHRLLERFLADFVGITGRSTHEQACKMEHVLTDEAEHNLCRMMHHPAECPDGKKIPRCEKAITCDKCTSKDVPLSQVEEGEKAVVSHLVSRDQDELCSMLSMGFVPGSELTVEKRVPMGGPIIVSIKGTKVAIARDRGDVLHVIRAS encoded by the coding sequence ATGGTCGCCGAAGTCACGGAACAGTACCTGAAGATCATATACAAACTGACCGAGGAAGGAGGCACCGCGAAGACCACGGACATCGCCTCGGCTTTGGATGTCGCTCCGGCCAGCGTCACGGAGATGTTGCACAAGCTCTCAGAGCTGGGACATGTCAAGCACATACCGTACAAAGGCGTAGCGCTCAAACCCAAGGGCCGGAGGATAGCAACCAAGGTCCTGAGGAAGCATAGGCTCCTAGAACGGTTCTTGGCAGATTTCGTCGGAATAACCGGACGGTCGACCCACGAGCAGGCGTGCAAGATGGAGCATGTGCTCACAGACGAGGCAGAACACAACCTGTGCAGAATGATGCACCATCCTGCAGAGTGTCCTGATGGGAAGAAGATACCCAGGTGCGAGAAGGCAATAACCTGTGACAAGTGCACAAGCAAGGATGTCCCTCTGTCTCAGGTCGAAGAGGGGGAGAAGGCGGTTGTCTCGCACCTCGTATCTAGAGATCAGGATGAACTTTGCTCGATGCTCTCGATGGGGTTCGTCCCCGGTTCTGAGCTCACCGTAGAGAAGAGAGTCCCTATGGGCGGGCCCATAATCGTTAGCATAAAAGGCACGAAAGTCGCGATTGCGCGCGACAGAGGGGACGTGCTTCACGTGATCAGAGCCAGCTGA
- a CDS encoding radical SAM protein, translating into MNDKTVKPFYDPPSLLLKQLKSALLIRRLTGWTKLPWWTTQANKIFQIAAGCQGVGCFGYPVHPVWEVTATCNLECDHCHARAGKVDCADELTTEEGKTRVIDPLSQVSDFKSLIFSGGEPLVREDLFELIAHAKRRGFYPIIATNATLITATVAERLKKAGTLGIAASIDSTKDEVHDSFRKKEGALKLAKEGIANAAAEGMYIQINITASKINKDELPDIISFADDLRAHVILLYQFIPSGRGLESSELELSVEEFREEILLAGRLQKNIHPVIAPVGLPEYWALHNVQRNSGRRSNVLRGCICGNGMFYIKPNGDVWPCAFVPLSGGNLREKTPEQIWDDSDLFKDLRNRDNLKGICHDCSQREMCGGCRARAFGRTGDLFAEDHMCSLDADERSGIRH; encoded by the coding sequence TTGAACGATAAGACTGTCAAACCTTTCTACGACCCTCCATCGCTCCTCTTGAAGCAGTTGAAGAGCGCCCTGCTGATCAGAAGGCTCACTGGCTGGACCAAGCTCCCCTGGTGGACGACGCAGGCGAACAAGATCTTCCAGATAGCAGCTGGCTGCCAAGGGGTGGGGTGCTTCGGATACCCCGTGCACCCAGTGTGGGAAGTGACGGCGACATGTAACTTGGAGTGTGATCACTGTCACGCGCGCGCGGGCAAAGTCGACTGCGCGGATGAGCTGACGACAGAGGAGGGGAAAACCAGAGTCATTGACCCCTTGTCCCAAGTCTCAGACTTCAAGAGCCTGATCTTCTCAGGGGGGGAGCCACTAGTTCGTGAGGATCTATTCGAACTGATCGCGCACGCGAAGAGGCGGGGATTCTATCCGATCATCGCGACCAACGCTACTCTCATCACGGCCACAGTCGCCGAGCGACTCAAGAAGGCGGGCACACTCGGCATCGCGGCCAGCATCGACTCTACAAAGGACGAAGTCCATGATTCTTTCCGCAAGAAGGAGGGGGCTCTTAAGCTCGCTAAGGAAGGAATTGCGAACGCCGCGGCCGAGGGAATGTACATCCAGATAAACATCACAGCGTCGAAGATCAACAAGGACGAGCTCCCGGACATAATCAGTTTCGCGGACGACCTGAGGGCTCATGTGATACTGCTCTACCAATTCATCCCATCGGGGAGGGGGCTCGAGAGTTCGGAGCTGGAGTTGAGCGTGGAGGAGTTCCGCGAGGAGATACTCCTCGCGGGCAGGCTGCAGAAGAACATCCACCCTGTCATTGCGCCTGTCGGACTTCCGGAGTATTGGGCTCTGCACAACGTCCAGAGGAATTCCGGGAGGAGGAGCAATGTCCTGAGGGGGTGCATATGCGGCAACGGCATGTTCTACATCAAGCCGAACGGAGATGTCTGGCCTTGCGCATTTGTCCCTCTAAGCGGAGGGAACCTGAGAGAAAAGACGCCGGAGCAGATCTGGGATGACTCTGATCTCTTCAAGGATCTGAGGAACCGAGATAACCTGAAGGGCATCTGCCACGACTGCTCCCAAAGAGAGATGTGCGGCGGCTGCCGTGCCAGGGCGTTCGGAAGGACCGGTGACCTGTTTGCCGAGGACCACATGTGCTCTCTCGATGCCGACGAGCGGTCAGGCATACGGCATTGA
- a CDS encoding prenyltransferase, with product MQPKNEMDRAPKETREEASSVKGFLVLSRIPFLSPGLAALVTGIVIALGGGFHPEWGLIWMSIAGVVFIMLATYYFNEYFDYEGDVINRSYIAFSGGSRALPDNMVDRPVAKVAGLSAVVILVVIAALYLLFYFEDYPLLLPLALFGAFCGVFYSHPPIQLAYQGIGEITISGCYGVLALTSGYYLVSGIFETNMILVAIPASLSIFCVIVANEFPDYDADKAVNKKNLIVRLGLKRGSMVYVAAMVLIYPMMVASVLVGISYWIAVMGLPVLILSVIAVVQTLRGGYAVPKSQMNISGATLFVNLLSSLLFIPVVLLW from the coding sequence ATGCAACCGAAGAACGAAATGGACCGGGCGCCGAAAGAAACAAGGGAGGAGGCGAGCTCAGTGAAGGGGTTCTTGGTTCTTTCAAGGATCCCGTTCCTGTCACCCGGTCTGGCTGCACTGGTAACTGGCATTGTAATCGCTCTCGGCGGGGGATTCCACCCAGAATGGGGACTGATCTGGATGTCTATCGCGGGGGTAGTGTTCATCATGCTGGCGACCTACTACTTCAACGAGTACTTCGATTATGAGGGCGATGTCATCAACAGGAGTTACATCGCATTCTCGGGCGGAAGCAGGGCGCTGCCAGACAACATGGTAGACAGGCCTGTCGCAAAGGTGGCAGGCCTCTCAGCCGTGGTGATCCTCGTCGTGATTGCAGCGCTCTATCTGCTGTTCTATTTTGAGGATTATCCGCTGCTTCTGCCGCTCGCATTGTTCGGAGCTTTCTGTGGCGTTTTCTATTCGCACCCACCGATACAGTTGGCATACCAGGGCATTGGAGAGATAACCATAAGCGGATGCTATGGGGTCCTGGCTTTGACGAGTGGGTACTACCTGGTCTCTGGCATCTTTGAGACGAACATGATTCTCGTGGCGATACCGGCATCATTGAGCATCTTCTGCGTGATAGTTGCGAACGAGTTCCCTGACTATGACGCGGACAAGGCCGTCAACAAGAAGAACCTAATAGTGCGCCTCGGGCTGAAGAGAGGGTCCATGGTATACGTTGCAGCAATGGTCCTGATATATCCTATGATGGTTGCCAGCGTGCTCGTCGGGATCAGCTACTGGATTGCAGTGATGGGGTTGCCGGTTCTCATTTTGTCCGTTATCGCAGTTGTACAGACGCTCAGGGGCGGATATGCGGTCCCGAAGTCGCAGATGAATATCTCAGGCGCAACCCTTTTCGTGAACCTGCTGTCATCACTATTGTTCATACCTGTCGTCCTACTGTGGTGA